A genomic window from Acidobacteriota bacterium includes:
- a CDS encoding DNA ligase (NAD(+)) LigA, whose product MSAKPSATLEREIEALRDQIRHHEHRYYVLDDPEISDADFDLLMQKLKKLEAEHPDLITPDSPTQRVGGKPREGFPKAKHSSPMLSLDNAYNEGEFRDWARRVYELTGRKSVDFVCELKLDGMSLALTYDNGQLVRGLTRGDGTTGEDVTGNVRTMPAVPLRIDQKKLAAAGLPPQFEVRGEVIMPIKSFLRMNDEREQQGLSRAANPRNAAAGSIRMLDPGTVAERRLDFYSYFLLRDGNIFLPSHFESLEALEKCGFKVNSHRLRTNHLDQILEFINKMEAQREKLPYEIDGIVVKVDSSQLWRQLGFTGKAPRWAIAYKYAARSGTTQIEDILVQVGRTGKLTPLAALRPVPIGGTTVKRATLHNQDEINRLGVKIGDWVLVERGGDVIPKIVKVIDDKDHPRGSRTFDFPTHCPECGGKVVRAEGEADHRCVNAKCPAKLRESLLHFASRGVMNIEGMGESLVNQVADRQLVKDVADIYSLTEEKLLSLERIGRKSAQNLLREIDNSRQLPLERVILGLGIRFVGERTAELLAEHFGSMDGFMNASFDELQQVNEVGPRVAEAITEYFSEPRNRELVERLRKAGLKFEGQKKQRGTKLAGKTFVLTGTLPNFSRDQAKKMIEDAGGKVSGSVSKKTDYVLAGSDAGSKLDKAQELKIPVIDEDGLTKLLA is encoded by the coding sequence CTCGAAGCTGAGCACCCTGACCTGATTACTCCTGATTCTCCGACGCAGCGCGTAGGTGGGAAGCCGCGCGAGGGGTTTCCCAAGGCGAAACATTCCAGTCCGATGTTGTCGCTCGACAACGCTTACAACGAAGGGGAGTTTCGCGACTGGGCGCGTCGCGTCTACGAATTGACCGGCAGGAAGAGCGTCGATTTCGTCTGCGAACTCAAGCTCGATGGCATGTCGCTTGCGCTTACTTACGACAATGGCCAATTAGTTCGCGGACTGACGCGCGGCGATGGCACCACCGGTGAGGACGTCACCGGCAATGTGCGAACGATGCCGGCAGTTCCACTTCGGATCGATCAAAAAAAACTGGCTGCGGCCGGGCTTCCGCCGCAGTTTGAAGTACGCGGCGAAGTAATCATGCCGATCAAGTCGTTTCTGCGTATGAATGACGAGCGCGAGCAGCAGGGACTCTCGCGAGCGGCGAATCCGCGTAACGCGGCTGCAGGCAGCATTCGCATGCTCGATCCAGGTACGGTCGCTGAACGGCGGCTCGATTTCTATTCCTACTTCTTACTGCGGGATGGCAACATTTTTCTGCCGAGCCACTTTGAATCCCTCGAAGCCCTCGAGAAATGCGGGTTCAAAGTGAATTCACATCGTCTGCGGACCAACCATCTCGACCAAATACTGGAGTTCATCAACAAGATGGAGGCACAGCGCGAGAAGCTGCCCTACGAAATCGACGGGATTGTCGTCAAAGTAGATTCTTCGCAATTATGGCGGCAGCTTGGTTTTACTGGTAAAGCTCCGCGCTGGGCTATCGCCTACAAATATGCGGCGCGCTCCGGTACCACGCAGATTGAAGACATCCTTGTGCAGGTTGGGCGAACCGGCAAGCTGACTCCGCTGGCCGCGTTGCGTCCAGTTCCGATCGGGGGAACTACCGTTAAGCGCGCTACGCTACATAACCAGGACGAAATAAATCGATTAGGCGTGAAAATCGGCGACTGGGTACTGGTAGAACGCGGTGGCGACGTCATCCCGAAGATCGTCAAGGTCATCGATGACAAGGATCACCCACGTGGAAGTCGCACATTCGACTTTCCGACACACTGTCCAGAATGCGGGGGGAAAGTGGTGCGCGCCGAGGGCGAAGCCGACCATCGCTGCGTGAATGCGAAGTGCCCGGCCAAGTTGCGCGAGAGTCTGCTGCACTTCGCTTCGCGTGGGGTAATGAACATCGAGGGCATGGGTGAATCGTTGGTGAATCAAGTCGCGGACCGGCAACTCGTGAAAGACGTTGCCGATATTTACTCACTTACCGAAGAGAAGCTGTTGTCGCTGGAACGAATTGGCAGGAAGTCGGCGCAGAATCTATTGCGCGAGATCGATAACTCCAGGCAGCTTCCGCTGGAACGCGTGATTCTCGGATTGGGAATCCGCTTCGTCGGCGAGCGAACGGCTGAATTGCTTGCTGAGCACTTCGGCAGCATGGATGGATTCATGAATGCGAGCTTTGACGAGCTGCAGCAGGTGAACGAAGTCGGTCCACGCGTAGCGGAAGCGATCACCGAATACTTCTCCGAGCCGCGCAATCGCGAGCTGGTCGAGCGTCTGCGCAAAGCTGGCCTGAAGTTTGAGGGCCAGAAGAAGCAGCGCGGCACAAAACTAGCGGGAAAGACCTTCGTGCTGACCGGCACGTTGCCCAACTTCAGTCGAGATCAAGCAAAAAAGATGATCGAAGATGCCGGGGGGAAGGTGTCGGGGTCCGTGAGTAAAAAGACCGACTACGTACTTGCAGGAAGCGATGCTGGTTCAAAGCTGGATAAGGCGCAGGAGCTCAAGATTCCCGTCATCGATGAGGATGGATTGACGAAGCTGCTGGCGTAA